The sequence below is a genomic window from Denitratisoma sp. DHT3.
TTTGCCGGAGGCGCTGGGGCCGATCACGCCCACCACTTCGCCGGCGCCGATGGCCAGGTTGACCCCTTTCAGGATCGGCGGTCCGCCCGCGGGCGCACCGGCGATCAGGTTTTCCACGTTGAGCGCGCCGTTGGGCTTGGGCAGCGACATGCCCGAGAGACGCTCGGGGAAGACGGCCAGCAGTTCGTCCAGGCGCTGATAGGCGGCGCGCGCGGAAATCAGTTGCTTCCAGGTGCCGATCGCCAGCTCCACCGGCGCCAGGGCGCGGCCCATCAGGATCGAGGCGGCGATCATCACGCCCGGTGTGACGATGTTGTCGATGGCCAGCAGCGCGCCCAGGCCCAGGATGCCGGACTGCAGGGACATGCGGCAGAACTTGGTCGCCGCGCCGATGATGCCGGCGCGGTCGCTGGCCTCGCTTTGCAGGGACAGCATGTCGTTCTGGTAGCGGGCCCAGCGGGCACGGATCTGCGGCAGCATGCCCATCGCCTGGATCACCTCGGCGTTGCGCAGGTTGCTGTTGGCGCAGTTGCCGGCGGCCATGGCGGCGCCGTTGGCCTCCGCCAGCGGCTTGCGGGTGGCGATCTCGGTGACGTAGGCCAGACTGAACAGGATCAGCGCGCCGACCAGGGAGAAAATGCCCAGCAGCGGATGGAGGAAGAACACCACCACCAGGTAGATCGGTGCCCAGGGCGCGTCGAAGAAGGCGAACAGGCCGTTGCCGGTGAGGAACTGGCGCACGTTGGCCAGGTCGCCCAGCGCCTGGCCCGGATTGCCGCCGACCTTGACCAGATTGCGCTCGAAAGCGGCGGAAAACACCCGCGGACTCAACTGGATGTCCAGGGCGGCGCCGAGCCGCACCAGCAGCTTGCTGCGGACATATTCGACCAGGCTCATCAGCACGTACAGGCCGAGCATGATCAGGGTCAGCAT
It includes:
- a CDS encoding type I secretion system permease/ATPase, with the protein product MKKLLAPRTELLSALLGYRRIFWVAGLFSFFINLLYLVPSIYMLQVYDRVLASRSPMTLLMLTLIMLGLYVLMSLVEYVRSKLLVRLGAALDIQLSPRVFSAAFERNLVKVGGNPGQALGDLANVRQFLTGNGLFAFFDAPWAPIYLVVVFFLHPLLGIFSLVGALILFSLAYVTEIATRKPLAEANGAAMAAGNCANSNLRNAEVIQAMGMLPQIRARWARYQNDMLSLQSEASDRAGIIGAATKFCRMSLQSGILGLGALLAIDNIVTPGVMIAASILMGRALAPVELAIGTWKQLISARAAYQRLDELLAVFPERLSGMSLPKPNGALNVENLIAGAPAGGPPILKGVNLAIGAGEVVGVIGPSASGKSTLARLLVGIWPPQAGKVRLDGMDVYLWNKVELGPWIGYLPQDVELFDGTIAENIARFGEVDSSQVIAAAQKAGVHEMILRLPKGYDTAIGEAGGMLSGGQRQRVGLARALYGDPSLVVLDEPNSNLDDAGEAALVRAVLDLKQRGKTVILITHRTNVLAVVDKLLLMREGTPQLYGPRDDVLRALQQAQQQAQQQIQQAHPATSAASATA